One region of Trichosurus vulpecula isolate mTriVul1 chromosome 1, mTriVul1.pri, whole genome shotgun sequence genomic DNA includes:
- the ACER1 gene encoding alkaline ceramidase 1 produces MASIFSYQSSEVDWCENNFQHSGLVAEFYNTISNVPFFIIGPLMIYLMHPYAQKRSLFVQLPWVLYILVAVFSVYFHTTLSFLGQILDELAILWLLAACYCIWFPCCYFPAFLKKDRSHFTCLVLLISIMITFLAFLKPTINAYMLNSIAIHVCYFVRTEYKKKNAQVNHMILMSVAWWLLALSFWICDRLFCTFWQQINFTYLHSFWHVFISLVFPYVVVTLVLLDGQYEMQDNSLEIHYWPRDEWLVGLPYVIVKGEKANSWSKSC; encoded by the exons ATGGCCAGCATATTCTCATATCAGAGCTCTGAGGTGGATTGGTGTGAAAACAACTTCCAGCACTCAGGTCTGGTGGCTGAGTTCTACAACACG ATCAGCAATGTCCCCTTCTTCATCATTGGGCCTCTCATGATATACCTTATGCATCCTTACGCCCAGAAACGCTCCCTCTTCGTGCAACTGCCCTGGGTCCTCTACATTTTAGTAG CCGTGTTTTCTGTGTACTTCCACACGACTCTGAGTTTCCTCGGGCAGATCCTGGATGAGCTGGCCATCCTCTGGCTGCTAGCGGCATGCTATTGTATTTGGTTTCCTTGCTGTTACTTTCCTGCTTTCTTGAAGAAGGACAG ATCCCACTTCACTTGCCTGGTCCTGCTCATCTCGATCATGAtcaccttcctggctttcctaaAGCCAACCATCAACGCCTACATGCTCAACTCCATCGCGATACACGTTTGCTACTTTGTGAGGACGGAGTACAAGAA GAAAAAtgcccaagtgaatcatatgatcCTGATGTCTGTGGCCTGGTGGTTATTGGCTCTGTCCTTCTGGATATGTGACCGGCTGTTTTGTACCTTCTGGCAACAGATCAATTTCACCTATTTGCACAGCTTCTG GCACGTCTTTATCAGCCTGGTGTTCCCGTATGTAGTGGTTACCTTAGTTCTTCTGGATGGCCAATATGAGATGCAAGATAACTCTCTGGAAATCCACTACTGGCCTCGGGATGAATGGCTTGTAGGCTTGCCCTATGTGATTGTAAAGGGTGAGAAGGCCAACAGTTGGTCCAAGAGCTGCTGA